The following DNA comes from Paraburkholderia phytofirmans PsJN.
TGAGCCGGATTCGGGACGCTGGTGTCTCAATTTCGCACGAGAGCATGTTCGAAGGCATGAGCGGAATATCGGCTCCAATCTGGAATCAGGCGGGTCACATGCTCGCCGGCGTGAGTGTCACAGGTCCTACATACCGTCTGCGCCCCCTTGAGTCTGGCCTGTGCGATTTGGTCAAACATGCGGGAGAAGAAATTTCCCGAAAACTTGGCTACAAAGGGAGTTACCCTAGCAAGCTCCAAAATGCGGACGATGTCGACGGAGATGCTGCCCATGCAGAGAAGACTCAGGCAATTGGGTAAAGGTGTCGTTCACTGCAACCGCCGACGAGCCGCCTTCAGAGGTGACTGCGGCGGCCCATCACAAAAGCATCAACCCCATCCAGCCGCAACACGTCTGAACTTGGCCGCATCCTAACTCGACGGAGTTTGCCTCACTCTCCGCAATCTTGAGCATCGAGAGCAGGAGCTTCTCCGAAGTCGCTGGTCCGTGCCCTGGCGCAGGCTTTATCGACTTCCGCGAGGTGCGGCGTTCCCGCGCCCACCGCCGGATGGGTTTCCGGTCGTACTCGGCCAATTACCACCGGACGAAGCACCGCCCGACCGGCCGCCGCTTCCGGCCGATTTTGCCCCACCGGACGAGCCTTTCGATGGGCCGCTCGAGTTACCGCGCGCGCCACCTTGGTTGCCGCCTGTTCCTTTGCTCATCGCCGCCTCCTTTGACCATGTGGGGTGCTACAAGTCACTTCCGATTTGCAGTCGCATCAGAGCCGCGGCCGCGAGATTGTCAAACGCAATCTCAAGTTGATACAGCTTCGGACGCAAACGCAATTTGAATTTGATACACCTGCGCATACGGTTATTAGCTGAGTGCTGCCTCCTTCGAGTTGCGTTTGCGTTTGACATCGTCCGCGTCGTTCAGGTGCGGTGGTGGGATGCGGTTGATCATGCCGGCCTGACGTTTTTCCTTCAGCCTGTACGAGTCGCCGGAGATCGGCACGACGTGTGCGTGATGAAGCAGCCGGTCGAGGAGCGCCGCCGTGAGCGTTGCATCGTCAGCGAAGGTCTGGTCCCACTGGCCGAACGGAAGATTGCTGGTCAGGATGAGACTTCCGGTTTCGTACCGTTTGGCGACCACCTGGAAGAGCAGGTTCGCCTGCTCCCGGTCCATGGGCAGATACCCCATCTCGTCAATGATCAGAAGCCTGTATGGCTTCGTGATCCGCTTGATAGTTTCCTCCAGCTGGTTACGCCGCAACGCTGTCGTCAATTGCATCAGCAGATCGGCGGCAGTAATGAAGCGGGTGCGAAATCCGGCCTGCGTTGCACGATATCCAAGCGCGACGGCAAGATGGGTTTTGCCAACGCCACTGGGTCCGAGCAGCACGACATTCTCGGCACGCTCCACAAAGGCAAGACTGCCGAGTTCGAGAACCAATGCTTTCGGTACGCCGAGCACGAATTCGAAGTCGAATTCATCAAGCGTCTTGATTGCCGGGAATCCAGCCAGACGCGTCAGCATCCGGCGCATTCGCTCCGCGCGTGCCATCGCTTCATCCTTCAAGGCCTGTTCGAGGAAGTCGAGATAGCCGAGCTCGCGTTTGGCGGCCATCTGGCCGAGGTGCGCAATCTGTGTCGGCAAGTGCAGCAGGTTGAGCTGCTTGCACAACACAGTCAGTCGTTCGAGCTGCGGCGTCATGCGCTTACCTCCTGTGCGCGGCTGAACGCGTCGTAGACCGACAACGGGTGCTGCAACGGTTTGTTC
Coding sequences within:
- the istB gene encoding IS21-like element helper ATPase IstB, coding for MTPQLERLTVLCKQLNLLHLPTQIAHLGQMAAKRELGYLDFLEQALKDEAMARAERMRRMLTRLAGFPAIKTLDEFDFEFVLGVPKALVLELGSLAFVERAENVVLLGPSGVGKTHLAVALGYRATQAGFRTRFITAADLLMQLTTALRRNQLEETIKRITKPYRLLIIDEMGYLPMDREQANLLFQVVAKRYETGSLILTSNLPFGQWDQTFADDATLTAALLDRLLHHAHVVPISGDSYRLKEKRQAGMINRIPPPHLNDADDVKRKRNSKEAALS